TCCCCGCGGCGACGATACTTCGCTCGCCGATCGTGGCGTCGGTGTTGCCCGTCGTGTTGAACCCGACCAGCGCGCGCTCCTCGACGGTGACCTCGTTGAGGACGGCCCCGTGACCGACCATCACTTCCGGTTCGAGCGTCGACGCGTGAATCGTCGCGTTATCGCCGACGTGTGCCTGACGACCGACGCGAACCGGAGCGATGTCACCCCGCAAGACGACGCCCGGCCAGACGCTCGCGTCCGCTGCGACCTCGACGTCACCCACCAACACCGCATCGCGACTCACGTGCGCCGCATCGTCGATGGTGGGGCTGGCACCCTCGAACTCGTAGGTTCGGCTGTCGACCATACCGGATTCGACCACGACGCCGCTCATAAGCGTTCGTTGGCGAAATCGTGACCGTCACGGTCCGGAAATCGTCCGCGACTCCAGCGACCGTGTCGACGCGATACGCCCCTCGAACCTCGATCACTCGGATTCCGCCCGGGCGTTACGATTCGATCTTCTCGACGATTTCTCGCGCCTGTTCTTCCGCCTTGTCCTCGCCGACGTTCTTGCTGATGAGGACGCTGGTCACCTCCCAGTCGTCCTCGCCTTCGACCTTGCCGGTTCGCACTTCGCTCCCCTCGGAGACCGATTCCGCCGGGTTCTCCGCCCAGTCGGGCGTTCGAATCTCGTCGTACCGGTCCGGATCGCGAAATCGGACGTGAATGTAGTCGTCTTCGGTCTCGACGTTGTCGACGCCGGGTATGGTAGCCATGTACTGGGGTACCGCCATGGCTGCCCTAAATCCTGACCCTGAACCTGCCCGCACCGAATCGATCTCGTCGTGGGCCGCGGCGCAACTCATCGCGCCGCGATCGGGCGAACGCGCACGTGTCAGCAGGAGGTGTTTCCGTCTCGGTCGCAAAGCGACGCTCGGCATGCTCGTCCTCGGCGACGCCCACGCGTCCGATTCGGACCGCCGCGAGACGCTGCTCGCGTACTATCGAGCCATAGATCCCGACCGCGTGCTGCAGGTCGGCGACCTCGAACACTACGACCTCCCTGCACCGACGTGGTTCGTCGCGGGCAACAACGAGGACCTGAACGTGATCGACGCGCTCCGGGCGGGCGAGGACCCCGACGGAACGCGAAACGTCCACCTCCTCGCGAGTACGGCGGCCACGATCGACGGCCTCCGCGTAGGTGGACTCTCCGGGAATCACGCTCCGACGAAGTACGACCTGTCACGGGCGGCGCTGTCGGGCGATCGCCGGCGGCACTTCACCCACGAAGACGTCGATCGGGCGGCCGAACTCTCGGATATCGACGTCTTCCTCACCCACGAGGCCCCGACCGGCCTGCTCTGGTACGGCTACGATCCCGGCTGCGAGCACGTGACCGACCTGCTCGAAACCGTCTCACCAGACCTCTGTCTGGTAGGGCACCACCACCAGCACCGGGCGGCGGAGATAGCGGGTACCCGCGTCGTGAGCCTCGCACCGGCGTGGGAGCGGTACTACACGCTCGATCCGGAGACGCTCCAACTGACGGCCCACGATCGGGACTCGATCGAGTGAGGCCACGAGCCTCGAACCGGGAGTCACCCGAGGTGCGTCGTGAACCAGTCCGCGGCGTGATCGGCGACCGCTTCGAGTTCGCCCTCGCCCTCGAAGAGGTGGCCAGCACCCTCGATCACGCGGAGGCCCTTCTGGCACGACAGCGCGTCGTGGACCGCCCGGTTCAACTCCAGCACCGACTCGTCCTCGCCGCCGACGATCAGCAGCGTCGACGCCGTGACGTCGTCGATCGCGTCCTCGGCCATGTCCACGCGGCCGCCCCGCGAGACGACCGCGTCGACGTCCGTCTCCGGCCGGGCCGCTCCGCGCAGTGCCGCCGCAGCGCCCGTACTCGAGCCGAAGTAGCCGATCGAGGTGTCGTCCCCGATCTGGCTTCGATTGCGGGCCCACGTCGTCGTCGCGACGAGCCGATCGGTCAGCAGTGGGATGTCGAAGCGGTTCTCCCGATAGCGATCCTCCTCCTCGGTCAGCAGATCGAACAGCAGGGTTCCGAGTCCGCGCTTGCGCAGCGTCTCCGCGACGAAGTTGTTTCGCGGGCTGTGCCGGCTGCTGCCGCTTCCGTGAGCGAAGACGACCAGTCCGCCGGCGTCGGCGGGCACGGCGAGTTCGCCCTCGAGCGTCGCGTCACCGACGGGAATGTCGGCCACGGTGTGCAGTTCGTCGATCGCCATGTTCGAGACTCCGCCGGCCACGTAGTTGACGGTTTTGGGGGCCGAGAGACCGATCGCAGCCGTCAGGCCCCGCTCACCGCTGTGGAACCCGGCGTTGCACGAAGTTGCGGACGCGAGACGAGTACGTCTCCGGCCGGTGGAGATTGCAGATGTGGCCGACGTCCGAGAGGACTTCGATGCGGCCGTCCTGTGCGGCCGCCGCGTGCGCCTGCTCGCCGCGGCGCATGAGCGTGTCGTTCTCGCCGTTGAGGATCAGGGTCGAACCGGGGTACGTCGAGAGCGCGTCTCGGAAGTCCCGCCCGGCGATTTCCGGACCCGCTTCACCGAACTGCTTCGGATAGAAGCCGGATTCGACGATCGCCGTCTCGATGTCCGGCGGGAGATCGCGGTTGCGGACCCACCGCGTCGCGAGTCGTTCGACCGCGCGTTTGCCGACGTCGGGTTTCGTGAGGAGCCGGGCTATCCCGCCGGTCGCCCGCGTGAGAAGTTCCAACCCGCGGACCGGGTTGGCGCTACTGCCGGACAGGACCAGTCCATCCACGTCCCCGGGATAGCGGTGGGCGTACTCCGTCGCGGCGTAGCCACCGAGCGAGAGGCCGACGAGTACCGCACTCCCGTCCGTCTCCGCGTCGATCACCCGTCGTAGCCGTTCGATCGCAGCCCCCATTCGGAACGGTTCGTCGCCGAACACCCCGTGACCGGGGAGATCGGGAGCCACGACGTGGTATCCGTCGGCGAGCGCCCGCTGCTGGGGGAGCCACATCGTTCGCGTGAACATCGCGCCGTGGACGAACACGATCGACTGCGCGTCCCGGGGGCCCGCGACGTCGACGCCGCTCGGACCGCCGTTTCCCTCGTGCAGTGCCATAGCTACCCGACGTATCACCGCGAGAGGTTTAGTGGTCCGGCCGGCGAGTGCGATCGGTCGCGACGGAATCGACGCGAGATCCGCCGACGGAGCGTTCGAAACGCAGGAGAGGGTTTTTCGAGCCGGATTTCTCCGGATCTCGATCGAGCCGTCGGGTCCGTGCTCGCTGCCGATAAATCGCATACCAGTAGCGAATTGCGGCGGTCCGTTCCCGTCGCGTCTCTCGATTGTCCCTCCCGGTCCGATCGCCGCCCGCGTTCTCGACGGGCTTGCCGACGTCAGCCGTGAACGTCGGACTCGTACGCGAGGGTCAGTACGCGAGGGTCATCGGGCCGCGACACGCGTGGGCTCCTGTGCGGGTGACAGCGGTTCCATCGAATGTGGGGGTGACGGTGGTTCCAGCGAGTGTGCGGACGACAGGCAGACTCATGTGCGTCTGGGTGGGACTGGCCAGTGATGCCGGAGGAGAACGGATCGTGGACCGACGACGGACGACGAGCCACGCGGTGGCCGGGAGACGAGTCCACGCTCACGGAAGCGATCGCCGACGACCTGCCGGGCGGCCGTGCACTCGACCTCGCGACCGGCGAAGGGCGAGTCGCGAGCGTGCTCGCCGACCGCGGCTGGTCGGTCGACGCCGTCGACATCTCGCGCGCGATGCTCGATCGGGCCCGCGATCGGCGGGACGAGCGATCGGCGGCAGCCGGGCGTTCGGGATCGATCGACTGGATCCTCGCCGACGTCGACAGCTACTGTTTTCCCGAGTCCGTCTACGACGTCGTGGCGATCCGGTTCTTCGACGCCCGCGATCGGCTGGACGCCGTCAAATCCGCCCTCGCGCCCGGAGGCGCCCTCGTCTACGAACACCACCTCCAGTCGGAGTCGGCGGCGAGCGGCCCCGGCAACCAGTATCGGTTCGAATCGAACGAATTGCTCGACGCCTGCGCGGACCTGACCGTCAGGTACTACGCCGAGGATCCCGACCGATCGCTGGTCCGACTCGTCGCGTACGCCGACACAGACTGAGGGATCGAAGGGGGACCCGGCTCACCGGTCCGTCGATCGAAACGCCCTGACAGTGACCCGGTCGAGGTCGATCGAACGGAGTTCGACGAATCCGGACTCGGCAACCACGCGATCCCAGCGGCGTTTGTACAGGGGGATTCCGTCGACGGTCGTCTCGTGAATCCCGTCGGCCGGTTGCGCCCGAGCGGCGTCGGCCTCGTCGGGTTCGACTTCGGCGGTGACGAGCAACTCGGCCGTCACCCGATCGAGGTCGTCGACCAGCCAGTCACAGGACGGATGCAGGTGCTGGAGCGTCTCGATCGAGTAGACGACGTCGAACTGGTCGTCGTCGAACGAGGGAACGACGGACTCGATCGCACCGTGGTGAAACGTGCCCGTGGCCGCGAGGTCGGGATAGGCCCGTTCCATCACGTCGAACGCGTCGTCGTTGACGTCGATGCCGGTGAGATTCGCGTAGCCGTGCTCGGCGAGGTGTGCGAGGTGTCGACCCGAACTACAGCCGAGTTCGAGCACGGCCGCATCTCGATCAACCCGCTCGTCGAGCACGGTACGGAGCCGCTCGCTCCGCTCGTCGGGTCCGTAGTACGCGTAGTACTCGGGCGAGTAGGCCCGCGATCGATCCGCCCATCGACGCCGAACGTCGTCTGCATCCTGAGTCATGTGGTGAGAACTGCTGGAACTGCCGGGTCGCCAATCGTGGCGCTACGCCCGATCGGGGGCGGCAGTCGAACCGCTCCTCGGCCGGCCTCAGTGCCGATTCGTCCGTCCTGCTCGCCGTCTATCGGGCCGCCGAATGGTCGGTGTATCGAGCGAGCGACTCGGGGCGCGACTGGACGTCTCGACCGCTCTCGAATCGCCGTCGAGTCGCCGCTAGAGGCGTTCGAGGTTGGTCGCTCGTGGCCCCTTGTCCGCTTGTTCGATCTCGAACTCAACTTCCTGTCCTTCCTCGAGGTCGGGACCGCCGACGTCTTCCATGTGGAAGAAGACGTCGTCGTCGATCTCGTCCGTCTCGATGAAGCCGTAGCCGCCTGTGTCGTTGAAAAACGCGACCGTACCGGTTGGCATTGCAGGTTCCTCCACCTCGTGGGAACAGTCCCGCGCTGATATACCTGCATGTGGCACGTGCTACGAATATATAACGGGGCGGACGTCCGACCGCGAATCCGTCGCCGGTCACGGACGCCGATCGACACCGGGGGCCGATCGATACGAGCGCGGAGACAAGCACGAGCGGGGTGCCCGGCGTGTGAATCGGACCGTCACCCGCTCCACTCGCCAGCGAGGTCGCCGCTGAGATTGCCCCGCCACTGGTCGAAGCTGGTTTCGCAGGTCGCGTTCTCGTCGATGTGATCGATGAACCCCACGCCGGGGCTGGACAGTTCGTCGCCGCAGAACGGACAGGTGCCGGGGTCGGACCAGTTCGTCGTCGTGTTCACGGACATCGTACGTCGAAAGACCGGAAACAACAATATAAACCTAACCGGTAAACATACAATATACCTATTATGCCATTATGTGGCATAATCATTCAGTGAGTTTCGGATCGAGCACTCCGGAGCGAACCGAACACTCCGACGGATCGACCGCCGCGATCGATCGAGAGGTCTCCGTCCCGGGACCTGTTCGCCGCCACCGATGACCGCCGCCGAACCGTCGACGACCGCGGTTTCTTGCCAGTCCAGGGAGACGTTCGGACGTGACCACAGCACAGTTCGACCGTTTCGATCACGAATCGCACATGCGCCGGGCCTTCGAACTCGCCCGATCGGCCGTCGAGCGGGGCGATCGGCCGTTCGGATCCGTGCTCGTTCGCGACGACGCGGTCGTCATGGAAGCCTCGAATCGCGTCCTGACCGAGAACGACGTTCGCCGTCACCCGGAACTGCACCTCGCCTATCGCGCTCGCCGGGAACTCGATCCGGAAGCGCGTGCCGAGACCGCGATGTACACCAGCACCGAACCGTGTCCGATGTGTGCCGGCGGCCTCCGCTACGCCGGACTCGGTCGCATCGTCTACAGCGTCGGGGGCGACGAGATCGGCGAATTCGCGGGCCAGGAGACGCCGGTCCGATCGGCCACCGTCCTCGAAGGCGTCAGCGAGGTCGTCGGGCCCGTACTGAACGACGAGGGGCGGGCGCTCCACGAGGCGTTCGACTGGTGACCGGAAGACGTTCGACTCGTGACTGAATCGAGTCGTGCGCGGCCGTCGACCGGACCGTGACGCCCGCCGCAAGACCTCAGCGGTTCTCCGCGAGGGCGACGCCGAGAACGGCACCGAGCGCGCTCAATCCGACGGTGAACGCCGCAGCGAACAGCACCACGACGATGGCCATCACCCCGAACCCGGGCGGGCTACCGCCGAGACCGAGCATGAACAAAATCACGAAGGCGAACAGCGCGTACGGGACGACCATCACCAGCCCGGCGATCGCTCCGACCGTCAGCCCGTCGCTCGCCTCGCCGCCCTCGAGGTAGCCGGCGATCGCGCCGCCGGCGACCGTCGAGACGAACGGCACGAACGAGAGGACGACACCGACGATTCCGCCGATCAGTCCGTTGAGGACGATGCCGAAGCCGTCGTCGGACGCAGGGCGATCGTCCGTCGAGAGGGACGCGGTATCGGGAACCATACGCACAACTACTGGTCACCGAGCTAAAAAGTGTTGAGACGTGTCACCCGATGGCGTCACGTGCCGCGACGGTCACTCGATCACCGTCCCGTGTTCGTCGATCTCACCCTGAACGATCCGCGTCGAGGATATGCGTTCGCCGTCGTCGGCGAGCACGTACGGTGCTACGATTCCCGTAAGCGGGTCGAACCCGTGGTCCCTCCGTGCCTCGTTGATCGCCTCGAGTTCGTCCGCGGTCTCGGGCGAGACGACCAGCGCGTCGATCGCCGGGTCGTCCGTCACGATCTCGTGGGGGTCGGTGAGCGTCCTGATCGTCACCTCGCGGTCCCACTCGTCGATCGCCGCGAATTCCGCCGCGACCGATCGCTCGCGGTCCTCGTAGGGAGGAACCGGCCGCGGGACGTGGCGCGTCTCGGTGGCGAGGTCGTCGCCGGTCAGCCCGACGATGACGCCGTCCTCGCCGAACCGGAGCGCGTGCTCGAACAACAGGCGGTGGCCGTCGTGAATCGGTCCGAAGGTGCCGGCGACTGCGACGAGCATGCGCTGTACCGACGGCGTCCAGTCACAAGAAAAGGGGGGCAGAGCGGAGCGTCGAGAGCGGGACGTGTTGGGGGACGGTCCGTGCTGGACCTCCGTGCCGTTCACGTGGGTTCCCGGCCCGTCGAATCGCCGGTCGACCAGGTGGCGACTGCCCAAAACTCGACCGCCGTGGACGCGGCTGACCCGGCGCGGTGGCTCTCGGTTCGTGGTGAAAAACATCCGGACGAAGCCACGATCTGGAGCCGAACGGGAGCGCTCTTCTACGATCCGTCAGCCCTGGTTTGGTTCGCGAATCTCACTCGCGCGAGATCCGGTACTGGGCTGTGACACCGATCCACGACGTGGATCGATGGTGGACCGCGTGCAACTCCGTCGAGGGGAGACCTCGGTTCCGCGTGACCGGAGCGTCGGTTGTCCCTCGCACTCGATTCGAAATGATCGAACCGAGTCGTTCGGTGTCTCCTCGTGGCTTCGCCCGTTACACTATGTGGTACGTTATCAACCAACATAACGCTTGCCCAGGTCGCGATTTCGACAGGTCCGGATCGCTGACAGCGACCGCGAAGGTGGTCGCCGAAGGACGGTGCTTATCACCGTGACAGCCGGACGAGCCGTATGCACCTCCCACCGATCGGTCTCGGCACGATGGGCATCGACGACCCCGGGGCCGTCGAGACGTCCCTCGACGTCGGCTACCGGCACCTCGACACGGCCAGGATCTACGACAACGAGCGCGTCGTCGGCGCGGGGCTCGCCGCGAGCGACGTCCCCCGCGAGGACGTGACCGTCGCGACGAAGCTCTGGGTCGACGACCTCGCCCCCGACCGAGTCCGACCAGCGACCGAGGAGAGCCTCGATCGCCTCGGACTCGATCGGCTCGACCTCCTGTACGTCCACCGTCCGCGTGGCCCGTACGACCCGTCGGCGACGCTGCCGGCGCTCGACGCCCTCGTCGACGACGGACTCGTCTCGAACGTCGGCCTCTCGAACTTCACGGTCGACCAGGCGGCGAGGGCCCGAGATCACCTCGACGCGCCCGTCGCGGCCCACCAGGTCGAACGCCACCCGCTGTTCGCACGGAACGACCTCCTCGCCGACGCGCGGGCCAACGACTACCCGCTCGTCGCGTACTCGCCGCTGGCCGGCGGTCGCGTCGGGGAGTTGCCCGAGGTACGGGCAGTCGCCAACGAACACGACGTCGCGCCCGAATCGGTCGCGATCGCCTGGCTCGTCGGCACCGACGGCGTCGTCACGGTCCCGAAAGCCTCCTCGCGTGCGCACCTCGAGTCGAATTTCGCCGCCGGTGATATCGACCTGGACGCCGACGATCGCGCACGCATCGCCTCGATCGATCGAGAGCAGGAGCTGTTTCCGGAGTAAGGACCGCGAGCAAGGCACGACGAACCGTGCTACTCGACCACTGATCGGGGAGGAGGGAGACAGAAATTCGGGAACACGCACCCATTAGATCGGTAACGAAGGAAACACTAATACGATCGTTCGAACTGTTCTCGGATAATGCATGACAATCGCTAACAAGACCATCTGTCAGCTCACTCGCGAGACGGTCAAGAAGGGACTCCACCCGGTAATCGATCGGCTCGGCATCGAGACGGCTATTCGCGTCACGACGCCCGTTTCCGTGTCGGACGCCGAAGCGGCGCTCCGCGAGGAGCTCGCCGAGGAGGGGGTCGAGGTGCTTGCGGACGTGGACGTCCAGGCCATCCACCACCACTACAACCTCGAGTATCCCGAGTTCACGATCCTCTGTGTGGGCAACCGACGAGAGCTGGAGGCGGAGATGGCGATCGATCCGGGACTCGGCGCGTTCGTCCCGCTGTCGGTGATTCTCTACGACCTCGACGGCGAGACCCGGGTGAGCGCGGTGCGACCGACCACGCTGCTGGCCCTGTTCACCGACGACGACCTCCAGCGAGCCATCCAGGAGACAGAGGGGGTGCTCTGGCGGGTTCTCACGGAAGGGATCCCCGCCGCCGAGGTACTCAGCGAGGAGCCGCCGCTGATGCCCGGCGAAGAATCCACCCGAACGCGGATCAAGAAGGCGCTCAACCTCGTGCTCACGCTGGTCGACGCCGAGTACAGCATCCACGTCTCGAGTCCGCTCCCGTGAGCGCAGGTCGAAGCCGACGTGCGTGACGCCCTCGATCGCCGCGGGCAGAAGGTCCTCGGCGAGGTCGGCGACACGTTGCTGGTCGGGAACCCCGGTCAGGCGCACAAGGCCCTCGCGATCGAACCGGACGTCGCCGTCTTCGTCCCGCTCTCGGTGACGATATCTGAAGAGGGCGACGAGACGCACGTCCGAACCGTTCGGCCCTCCACGCTGCTTGCGTTCTACGGCGATCCCGACCTCCGGGATATCCTCCAGGAGATGGAGTTGCTCCTCTGGAACGCGCTCGTCGACGGTGTGCCTCGACGAGTTGACCGAGAAAGGGCTGATCGAGCGACGGAGCTTCGACGAGATTCCGCCGCGAGTCGAGTACTCGCTGACGCCTCGCGGTCGGGAACTCGAGACGCGGATCCAGCCGTTGCTAGAATGGGCGGCAGAAGAAGGGTAATCCACGGGGCAGGTCGGAGGAGACGGACGAACGCGTACGCGATCGAGATGCCGCCCGTAACGGACACCCGCCGGCTCCGGGGGGAAACGAGCACCGACCCGTACCCTGCCTGCGAAGAGGTGCACCCTGCTCGGGAAGAGATGCGCCCTGCGAAGAAACCGCGAACGCGATTGGAACCACCGCGTCCGTATTCGGTAGCCCGATCGAGAGCAGCCGACGGTGACGACCACCACTGACGAGGACCCGGTTTGCGTGTCGGCTCAGTCGTCGGCACTGTGCGATCGACCCTCGCCGATCGACATCGCGTCACCCACCGTGCCCGCGGCTCGCCGGACGAGTCGGGAGAACGCCCGTCGCCGGCGGACGAACAATACCGTCCCGAGGACGACGTAGACGACGCTGTAGGCGATCAGGACGTCGGTACTCGAGATCGGTATCGTGACGAACTCCCGGATAATGGCGAACTCGAGCAGGACCTGTGAGAGAAAGAGTACGAGCAGCGTCACCGCCTCCTTCACGGAGATTTCGAATCTGATCAGAAGCGAGATGGCGAAAAACGACTGCGCGGCGGTCAGCCAGATCTCGGCCGCCTGTTTGTAGTCGAACGCGAGGACGCCGTACCGGGCGAGCGCGATCGAATGAACGATGACGAGCGTCCCGATGAGCAGCGTCCACTGGTTGAGCTTCGACGAGATGAGCGCGTTGAATCCCGCCGTCGAGCGCGCCTTGTTCACCAGATAGACGACGACGATCAACTCCGGCGCTTCGGAGGCCAGCGGTGCGATCCACTGGATCATGAAAAAGGACGGGATGCCGACTCCTTCGCCGAGACGCTCGAGTCCGTGTGCGAAGGGTTCGACGGCCGTGAAGATCATCACGCCGGAGTAGGCGAACAGCAGGAGGATGGTGGCGATCCGGCGCCGCTTCGGGAAGTGCTGGAGATACGCCGGAACGCCGACGTGGTCCATGTCGGGTTCGACATCGCCCCGGAGGATGACCGCGATGTAGCAGACGTACAGCCCGACCAGGAACAGCATATCGAAGACGTCGATACCGCCGTTGAGCGGCACGAGGAACGCCCAGAGCGTTGCGATCAACAGGAACACGATCTCGAGGCCGATCTCCCGATCGAGGACGACCACGTCGGCGAGGAAGCCGGGTCGGGTTTCGACCGCGGGGTCTGACGACGCGCCCCGGCGGAAGATCGTAAAGAGGGCGACGCCGGCCCAGCCGATGCCGATCAGGATACGGTTCGCACCGGTCATGTTGGCCACGGCGAGGTTACCCGCCTCGATCCCGCGCGGAGTCCCCGCGAACTGGCCCGCGTTCCACGCGTAGAGTGCGTCGACGGCGTACTCGGGCGCGACCGCTAGCACCGCCAGTACTGCGATCGCGAACGCCTGGGGGACGTCCTTCTCGGCGGTTTCGGCGGCCCACGCGAGCAGAAATGCGGCCCCGAGGACGGCGAGACCAGTCACAATCACCGTCCCGAGCGTCGACGGACGGAACACAGCCGGTGCTTCGTACCCACCGCCCGGGAGTACGGCCCCCGTGAGCCGGGGGAGTAGATCGGCGGCCCCCCACACGACGACCCAGGGAAGTGTCAGTGCGAACGCGGCCGAAATCGCGCCGAGCGCTCGTCGTCTCATGGAAATCGTATCGAAACCCGCCTCGATCGAATCAACGTACGCACCGCATCGAAATGCTCATCGTGCCTGCGACTGCCGCGGGTTGCGATCCCCGAACGGTCGGACGACACCGGTTTCGAAAGACGCATTCTCGAAGAGTGATGTGATCGTGGGAGTTAGCATTTCGATGAGGGCACCAAGCCCCGTGGCAGGAATCCGTGCTATTCGACAGGACGTGGAGACGGAGATTCGCCGCGGACGCGATGGATTACGGGTGATCCGGAGGGACCATAGCTATACACCGGCATGCGTACGGATACCGTGTTATCGTGTGTCGAAGGATCTCCGCTCGACGACATCGTGTTCCTCGCGCGGTCGGATCACCGCGCTCGACGCATTGGCTATGCGTCCCCGGGAGGCCAGGCCGACCTCCGGAAACCGACCGGCGTGTCGTAGTCCGCGGTCGGGCGGACGCTCCGCGAGTTCGAGGACCGACACTGGATCAGGCAGGAACGGACGCCAGTACGAGGCGACACAGCTGGGTGCGTTCGTCACGTCGGGAATGCAGGGTCTGGTCGACCGATTCGAGACCGAGCAAACGCTCTGCCAGCTACGAGCCGTTCTGCCGGCTATCGTCGCGAGACGTGCTGCCGACTATCGTCGGTAGTCGGGTCGACGGACGGTCCCTGGCCCTGGCGACGATCCCAGTAGCGACCGGGTCGCCCGCTTGCAACCGATGACCCTGATGCAGCCGTTGCACGGAAAGCAACGGGTGCACGGAAATCACTAGATGCCTACACTATCCCCCGTCTCGTAGCGTCTCTCGCTGGGAGGCGAAACCATGACAAACGACCTGCAATCGGAAGAAGACAGCACGATGGCACTACAGGTAGCGTGCGACACAGCCGTTTCGGGGTGCGTCTTCCTCATGCGTACCGAGGAGAACGACAAGGAACGACTGGTGGAGATCGCGCGCGAGCACGTCAAAGAACAGCACGGGAAGGAATTCACACGCGACGAAATCGAAGCCCGTCACGTGGAAACGGTCGAGGTCTAACTCGGAGGACTGGAACGATGAGTCTGGATCAAGCGACAGGTTCACGACACCGGACCGAGCACGAACTCGATCGGGGAGTACGGATCGGCTCACTCCTGATGGCGCTCGCGGGCGTCGCCTTCGTCGGCTACGGAGTCGTCTTCCTCGCCAGAACGTTCTTCGGCACCGGCTTCGAACTCGGTGTCGCGACTCTGAACGGGGTCACGCCGGCGGAACTCGAAGCGATCGACCCGGCCATCATGAGCTACATCAATCACCTCCACGTTGCCACTGCGGCGTTTATCATCGCCACCGGGATCGCCATCACGGCGCTCGCGTGGTACGGTGTCCGAAGTGAGCAACTGTGGGCGTGGACGACGGCGGTCGTCGCCGCCGTGGTCGGGCTGGCCATCGCACTCCCGATGCACTACGCCGACCTCTTCGCCCACGACTGGGTGACGCACCTCGGCCCCATCTACCTCGCAACGATCGTGTTCGTGGTGGGTGCCGTACTCGCGTACCCGGGATCCCGATCGGAATCGCAAATTACAGAGACGGAGGACGTCTGACGTCCTCCACCGGCGTTCGTCGAGACCCATGTCCGGAACCACTTGCTCGAAACGCCAGCATGACGAGTAGAGGAACTCCCCGTCCAGGCGTATTAGACGAGAGCACCGAACTATCGGAGACTGCAGGTCCCTGCGAATTCTTCGGCCTCGTCGATCGGGTCACGAACTTGCACCACGTGCTCATCGGTCATCCACTGCAAGGGAATTACTGCCCGGGCAAATATCACTAGCTGCCTACATTAGTTCGTCCGGTGTACCCCGACGTGAGGCGAGTTAGCAGATGGCAACCACTACGAGAGACGATGCGGAGGCAGCGATCGAACGACTACAGGCGGACTTCCGGGGCGACCTGATCCACCCTGACGATCCGGCGTACGACGAGGCGCGCACGATCTACAACGCGATGATCGACAAGCGGCCGGGAGTGATCGCCCGGTGTACCGACGTCGCGGACGTGATCGCAGCCGTGACCGCCGCCCGCGAGC
The nucleotide sequence above comes from Halosolutus halophilus. Encoded proteins:
- a CDS encoding gamma carbonic anhydrase family protein, with protein sequence MVDSRTYEFEGASPTIDDAAHVSRDAVLVGDVEVAADASVWPGVVLRGDIAPVRVGRQAHVGDNATIHASTLEPEVMVGHGAVLNEVTVEERALVGFNTTGNTDATIGERSIVAAGTVIPDEYDIPPESFARGVPAEITPLSETGIDPEAIFEEFSSGEYTNLAQRHEDLFS
- a CDS encoding metallophosphoesterase family protein, whose amino-acid sequence is MLVLGDAHASDSDRRETLLAYYRAIDPDRVLQVGDLEHYDLPAPTWFVAGNNEDLNVIDALRAGEDPDGTRNVHLLASTAATIDGLRVGGLSGNHAPTKYDLSRAALSGDRRRHFTHEDVDRAAELSDIDVFLTHEAPTGLLWYGYDPGCEHVTDLLETVSPDLCLVGHHHQHRAAEIAGTRVVSLAPAWERYYTLDPETLQLTAHDRDSIE
- a CDS encoding dienelactone hydrolase family protein, producing MAIDELHTVADIPVGDATLEGELAVPADAGGLVVFAHGSGSSRHSPRNNFVAETLRKRGLGTLLFDLLTEEEDRYRENRFDIPLLTDRLVATTTWARNRSQIGDDTSIGYFGSSTGAAAALRGAARPETDVDAVVSRGGRVDMAEDAIDDVTASTLLIVGGEDESVLELNRAVHDALSCQKGLRVIEGAGHLFEGEGELEAVADHAADWFTTHLG
- a CDS encoding alpha/beta fold hydrolase, which encodes MALHEGNGGPSGVDVAGPRDAQSIVFVHGAMFTRTMWLPQQRALADGYHVVAPDLPGHGVFGDEPFRMGAAIERLRRVIDAETDGSAVLVGLSLGGYAATEYAHRYPGDVDGLVLSGSSANPVRGLELLTRATGGIARLLTKPDVGKRAVERLATRWVRNRDLPPDIETAIVESGFYPKQFGEAGPEIAGRDFRDALSTYPGSTLILNGENDTLMRRGEQAHAAAAQDGRIEVLSDVGHICNLHRPETYSSRVRNFVQRRVPQR
- a CDS encoding class I SAM-dependent methyltransferase, which produces MPEENGSWTDDGRRATRWPGDESTLTEAIADDLPGGRALDLATGEGRVASVLADRGWSVDAVDISRAMLDRARDRRDERSAAAGRSGSIDWILADVDSYCFPESVYDVVAIRFFDARDRLDAVKSALAPGGALVYEHHLQSESAASGPGNQYRFESNELLDACADLTVRYYAEDPDRSLVRLVAYADTD
- a CDS encoding class I SAM-dependent methyltransferase, giving the protein MTQDADDVRRRWADRSRAYSPEYYAYYGPDERSERLRTVLDERVDRDAAVLELGCSSGRHLAHLAEHGYANLTGIDVNDDAFDVMERAYPDLAATGTFHHGAIESVVPSFDDDQFDVVYSIETLQHLHPSCDWLVDDLDRVTAELLVTAEVEPDEADAARAQPADGIHETTVDGIPLYKRRWDRVVAESGFVELRSIDLDRVTVRAFRSTDR
- a CDS encoding cold-shock protein; translation: MPTGTVAFFNDTGGYGFIETDEIDDDVFFHMEDVGGPDLEEGQEVEFEIEQADKGPRATNLERL
- a CDS encoding DUF7501 family protein gives rise to the protein MSVNTTTNWSDPGTCPFCGDELSSPGVGFIDHIDENATCETSFDQWRGNLSGDLAGEWSG
- a CDS encoding nucleoside deaminase is translated as MTTAQFDRFDHESHMRRAFELARSAVERGDRPFGSVLVRDDAVVMEASNRVLTENDVRRHPELHLAYRARRELDPEARAETAMYTSTEPCPMCAGGLRYAGLGRIVYSVGGDEIGEFAGQETPVRSATVLEGVSEVVGPVLNDEGRALHEAFDW
- a CDS encoding DUF5518 domain-containing protein translates to MVPDTASLSTDDRPASDDGFGIVLNGLIGGIVGVVLSFVPFVSTVAGGAIAGYLEGGEASDGLTVGAIAGLVMVVPYALFAFVILFMLGLGGSPPGFGVMAIVVVLFAAAFTVGLSALGAVLGVALAENR
- a CDS encoding phosphopantetheine adenylyltransferase — translated: MLVAVAGTFGPIHDGHRLLFEHALRFGEDGVIVGLTGDDLATETRHVPRPVPPYEDRERSVAAEFAAIDEWDREVTIRTLTDPHEIVTDDPAIDALVVSPETADELEAINEARRDHGFDPLTGIVAPYVLADDGERISSTRIVQGEIDEHGTVIE